In Haliaeetus albicilla chromosome 20, bHalAlb1.1, whole genome shotgun sequence, a genomic segment contains:
- the LOC138690099 gene encoding coiled-coil domain-containing protein 81-like has translation MEARSAPILCRGRLMIPTLMNLSDDEIVRIWDGVSQYILRQLALNKGVTIPGLGTFCLIKHYLSTGASDLLHTLKPIFQLSENFAWVHGLQYEKETLPGALSIVLLNYTSVSLDTRIPRDTVQRCVQETLLFLSYTLAKKQDVDFTFKDMGCLRFRKNKVKMQFSADFVCSLDSTGRLLKSLLSRSSTRGSAVSGRKDAPSQSASGDIVVFPKWVDSQCGPRASDCPFPAQPTASISQKVAPSPATLGGGTLDSDCRCRLASRIGLYVALGRAAGEGALQSPKGQAEKKKKGEARREEEAKRTGPLTEKRQLLSRERLSPARLPRVTVEGDLGEAAGAKEPSLRLPAVREESSSRKGDGKSKRSAAARPQTQPPVCEGHRRAGQEVCYLCMQRDERNLRASLAEERLQKEREEERMWAEYQARRERNEAERGRLKTQADKRKLLEDGASSLRLVELARKGKAGENTASSVPLTPGGRLSVGGGGPGAQVAPVEWKQQQLLIPRPPEKAAETAAPDESLSKCRPVRGIRVRRLLEKRREAP, from the exons ATGGAGGCCAGGAGCGCTCCCATCCTGTGTCGTGGCCGCCTCATGATTCCAACCCTCATGAACCTCTCGGATGATG AGATTGTGAGAATTTGGGATGGCGTATCCCAGTACATCCTCCGGCAGCTTGCACTGAACAAG GGCGTCACAATACCTGGACTGGGCACCTTCTGCCTTATTAAACACTATTTGTCCACGGGGGCCTCTGATCTCCTCCACACGCTGAAGCCCATCTTCCAGCTGTCGGAGAACTTTGCCTGGGTTCACGGGCTCCAATACGAGAAAGAAACTCTTCCTG GTGCTCTTTCCATTGTTCTGTTGAATTACACCTCGGTATCCTTGGACACCCGCATTCCTCGGGACACGGTGCAGCGCTGCGTTCAAGAGAccctgctttttctgtcttacaCCCTGGCAAAGAAGCAGGATGTGGACTTCACCTTCAAGGACATGGGCTGCCTGCGCTTCCGGAAGAACAAagtcaaaatgcagttttccgCAGACTTTGTTTGCAGCCTGGATAGCACCGGCCGCCTGCTGAAATCTCTCCTCAGC AGGTCAAGCACGAGGGGTTCGGCCGTATCGGGCAGAAAGGACGCCCCTTCCCAGTCGGCTTCTGGCGACATCGTCGTGTTTCCCAA ATGGGTGGATTCACAGTGCGGCCCACGGGCTAGTGAttgccccttccctgcccaaCCCACAGCAAGCATCTCTCAGAAGGTGGCACCAAGCCCTGCAACCCTGGGAGGTGGCACCCTGGACTCAGACTGCCGTTGTCGTCTTGCTTCCAGGATCGGGCTCTATGTAGCACTTGGaagagctgctggggaaggggctctTCAGAGTCCCAAGGGGCAGGcggagaagaagaaaaagggagaagcgaggagggaggaagaggctAAGCGAACAG GGCCTCTCACTGAGAAGCGCCAGCTGCTGTCGCGCGAACGTCTCTCTCCGGCCAGACTGCCTCGGGTGACGGTCGAAGGAGACCTGGGCGAGGCTGCCGGGGCAAAAGAGCCTTCCCTCAG GCTGCCGGCAGTGCGCGAGGAGAGCTCTTCAAGGAAGGGAGACGGGAAGAGCAAGCGGTCTGCTGCGGCCCGGCCCCAAACTCAACCCCCTGTCTGTGAGGGTCACCGGAGAGCCGGACAG GAAGTCTGCTACCTGTGTATGCAGCGGGATGAAAGGAATCTCCGGGCATCGCTGGCTGAGGAGCGGCTccagaaagaaagggaggaggagcgCATGTGGGCAGAGTACCAGGCTCGCAGGGAGAGGAATGAGGCAGAGAGGGGCCGG CTGAAAACGCAGGCTGACAAGCGGAAGCTGCTGGAAGACGGCGCGTCCTCCCTGCGGCTCGTGGAGCTGGCGAGGAAGGGGAAGGCTGGCGAGAACACAGCAAGTTCG GTGCCGCTGACGCCCGGAGGACGGCTCTCCGTAGGGGGTGGCGGGCCTGGCGCTCAGGTGGCACCGGTGgagtggaagcagcagcagcttctcatCCCTCGCCCCCCGGAGAAGGCGGCAGAAACAGCTGCTCCGGACGAGTCACTGAGCAA gtgccGTCCCGTGCGGGGCATCCGGGTGCGGAggctgctggagaagagaagggaggcCCCGTAG
- the LOC138690124 gene encoding coiled-coil domain-containing protein 81-like — translation MVQCCVFPSPQNAVLNCGQETLLFLSYTLAKKQDVDFTFKDMGCLRFRKNKVKMQFSADFVCSLDSTGRLLKSLLSRSSTRGSAVSGRKDAPSQTASGDIVVFPKIRLCVAPGRAAGEGALQTPKGHVEEKKEEQG, via the exons ATGGTGCAGTGCTGCGTGTTCCCAAGTCCTCAGAACGCTGTACTGAACTGTGGTCAAGAGAccctgctttttctgtcttacaCCCTGGCAAAGAAGCAGGATGTGGACTTCACCTTCAAGGACATGGGCTGCCTGCGCTTCCGGAAGAACAAagtcaaaatgcagttttccgCAGACTTTGTTTGCAGCCTGGATAGCACCGGCCGCCTGCTGAAATCTCTCCTCAGC AGGTCAAGCACGAGGGGTTCGGCCGTATCGGGCAGAAAGGACGCCCCTTCCCAGACGGCTTCTGGCGACATCGTCGTGTTTCCCAA GATCAGGCTCTGTGTAGCAcctggaagagctgctggggaaggggctctTCAGACTCCCAAGGGGCAtgtggaggaaaagaaagaagagcaagGCTAG
- the LOC138690172 gene encoding coiled-coil domain-containing protein 81-like: MEARSAPILCRGRLMIPTLMNLSDDEIVRIWDGVSQYILRQLALNKGVTIPGLGTFCLIKHYLSTGASDLLHTLKPIFQLSENFAWVHGLQYEKETLPGALSIVLLNYTSVSLDTRIPRDTVQRCVQETLLFLSYTLAKKQDVDFTFKDMGCLRFRKNKVKMQFSADFVCSLDSTGRLLKSLLSRSSTRGSAVSGRKDAPSQSASGDIVVFPKIGLYVALGRAAGEGALQSPKGQAEKKKKGEARREEEAKRTGPLTEKRQLLSRERLSPARLPRVTVEGDLGEAAGAKEPSLRLPAVREESSSRKGDGKSKRSAAARPQTQPPVCEGHRRAGQEVCYLCMQRDERNLRASLAEERLQKEREEERMWAEYQARRERNEAERGRLKTQADKRKLLEDGASSLRLVELARKGKAGENTASSVPLTPGGRLSVGGGGPGAQVAPVEWKQQQLLIPRPPEKAAETAAPDESLSKCRPVRGIRVRRLLEKRREAP; encoded by the exons ATGGAGGCCAGGAGCGCTCCCATCCTGTGTCGTGGCCGCCTCATGATTCCAACCCTCATGAACCTCTCGGATGATG AGATTGTGAGAATTTGGGATGGCGTATCCCAGTACATCCTCCGGCAGCTTGCACTGAACAAG GGCGTCACAATACCTGGACTGGGCACCTTCTGCCTTATTAAACACTATTTGTCCACGGGGGCCTCTGATCTCCTCCACACGCTGAAGCCCATCTTCCAGCTGTCGGAGAACTTTGCCTGGGTTCACGGGCTCCAATACGAGAAAGAAACTCTTCCTG GTGCTCTTTCCATTGTTCTGTTGAATTACACCTCGGTATCCTTGGACACCCGCATTCCTCGGGACACGGTGCAGCGCTGCGTTCAAGAGAccctgctttttctgtcttacaCCCTGGCAAAGAAGCAGGATGTGGACTTCACCTTCAAGGACATGGGCTGCCTGCGCTTCCGGAAGAACAAagtcaaaatgcagttttccgCAGACTTTGTTTGCAGCCTGGATAGCACCGGCCGCCTGCTGAAATCTCTCCTCAGC AGGTCAAGCACGAGGGGTTCGGCCGTATCGGGCAGAAAGGACGCCCCTTCCCAGTCGGCTTCTGGCGACATCGTCGTGTTTCCCAA GATCGGGCTCTATGTAGCACTTGGaagagctgctggggaaggggctctTCAGAGTCCCAAGGGGCAGgcggagaagaagaagaagggagaagcgaggagggaggaagaggctAAGCGAACAG GGCCTCTCACTGAGAAGCGCCAGCTGCTGTCGCGCGAACGTCTCTCTCCGGCCAGACTGCCTCGGGTGACGGTCGAAGGAGACCTGGGCGAGGCTGCCGGGGCAAAAGAGCCTTCCCTCAG GCTGCCGGCAGTGCGCGAGGAGAGCTCTTCAAGGAAGGGAGACGGGAAGAGCAAGCGGTCTGCTGCGGCCCGGCCCCAAACTCAACCCCCTGTCTGTGAGGGTCACCGGAGAGCCGGACAG GAAGTCTGCTACCTGTGTATGCAGCGGGATGAAAGGAATCTCCGGGCATCGCTGGCTGAGGAGCGGCTccagaaagaaagggaggaggagcgCATGTGGGCAGAGTACCAGGCTCGCAGGGAGAGGAATGAGGCAGAGAGGGGCCGG CTGAAAACGCAGGCTGACAAGCGGAAGCTGCTGGAAGACGGCGCGTCCTCCCTGCGGCTCGTGGAGCTGGCGAGGAAGGGGAAGGCTGGCGAGAACACAGCAAGTTCG GTGCCGCTGACGCCCGGAGGACGGCTCTCCGTAGGGGGTGGCGGGCCTGGCGCTCAGGTGGCACCGGTGgagtggaagcagcagcagcttctcatCCCTCGCCCCCCGGAGAAGGCGGCAGAAACAGCTGCTCCGGACGAGTCACTGAGCAA gtgccGTCCCGTGCGGGGCATCCGGGTGCGGAggctgctggagaagagaagggaggcCCCGTAG